In one Yarrowia lipolytica chromosome 1A, complete sequence genomic region, the following are encoded:
- a CDS encoding uncharacterized protein (Compare to YALI0A02695g, similar to uniprot|P40217 Saccharomyces cerevisiae YMR146c TIF34 translation initiation factor eIF3 p39 subunit, similar to Saccharomyces cerevisiae TIF34 (YMR146C); ancestral locus Anc_2.380): MRPILLQGHERPLTQLKYNREGDLLFSVARDKTICVWYSHNGERLGTLEGSGGANFSVDADPTTTIVATGSADQTARLWDIKTGKTIHSWNFKTTVKRVEFSPDGTKLIVLSEKMMGYPGGISVFNVKADVNATQETEPIMDIKPEEGADKFSFAVWSYGGKYIITAHADGSLSKYDGATGEFIASTQIHEEKFPITDLQPSPDKTYVITSSKDKTARLTDVDSLKLLKTYKTDTSMNSACITSKKDFVILGGGQDAKDVTTTSSRDGKFEARFYHKIFEDEVGRVKGHFGPLNCVVAHPNGGSYASGGEEGYIRIHHFDPSYFDFTYDVERFAAKE; encoded by the coding sequence ATGCGACCTATTCTACTGCAAGGCCACGAGCGACCCCTGACCCAGCTCAAGTACAACCGGGAGGGCGATCTGCTCTTCTCCGTCGCCCGAGACAAGACCATCTGCGTGTGGTACTCTCACAACGGCGAGCGACTAGGCACTCTCGAGggttctggaggagccaaCTTTTCTGTGGATGCTgatcccaccaccaccattgTGGCGACTGGCTCTGCTGACCAGACTGCGCGTCTGTGGGACATCAAGACCGGCAAGACGATTCACAGCTGGAACTTCAAGACCACCGTCAAGCGTGTAGAGTTTTCCCCTGATGGAACCAAGCTCATTGTTCTGTctgagaagatgatggGTTACCCCGGTGGCATTTCCGTGTTCAACGTCAAGGCCGACGTGAACGCCACCCAGGAGACGGAGCCTATTATGGATATTaagcccgaggagggcGCCGACAAGTTTTCGTTTGCCGTGTGGTCGTACGGAGGCAAGTACATCATCACAGCCCACGCTGACGGCTCTCtgtccaagtacgacgGAGCCACCGGCGAGTTCATTGCTTCCACACAGATCCACGAGGAGAAGTTCCCCATCACCGATCTGCAGCCTTCGCCAGACAAGACCTACGTCATCACCAGTtccaaggacaagaccGCTAGACTGACAGACGTGGACtctctcaagctgctcaagaccTACAAGACCGATACTTCCATGAACTCGGCATGCATCACCAGCAAGAAGGACTTTGTCATTCTGGGAGGAGGACAGGACGCCAAGGATGttaccaccacctcttctcgAGATGGTAAGTTTGAGGCCCGATTCTACCACAAGATCTTTGAGGACGAGGTTGGCCGAGTCAAGGGCCATTTCGGTCCCCTCAACTGTGTCGTTGCCCACCCCAATGGCGGCTCCTACGcctctggaggagaggagGGATACATCCGAATCCACCACTTTGACCCCTCCTACTTTGACTTCACCTACGATGTCGAGCGGTTTGCTGCTAAGGAGTAA